A portion of the Vicingus serpentipes genome contains these proteins:
- a CDS encoding DUF5723 family protein codes for MSKSFSLIIIFLLFGGLLQAQSFQNYFADTTQRLSIQTEASYFYGSNGVSNQFINHFITGEKIDKEDKQDAYKNLKSKNVFGADLNFSLNAEIPFDTLLGKSNMSLVVGVEMVEHADVFFTEDLFKLAFDGNKQFAGTSADFGGTNINYFNYQQFNIGYVKYKKQHGNIAREGVKFSIIKAQEHIAITVPRGKLFTEQYGRDISLDVNYIYNSSDTLNKGIGAFNGYGVSTDLFSEFYLKNNDKITVQVNDLGFIQWNKKSIQLEADSIFNYNGIEIDNVFDLNDSLVANISQDSLLNLIATDKSKGGYSIALPTLVNVFYTRQFNSKIKIDIGAQYKILANYIPLVYINIYFNFNPTFVAQTHFSYGGYGRFNTGLVFAKSFKNKFQCYLGSNNILAYFIPKATYSSSTFVGLKMYF; via the coding sequence ATGAGCAAAAGTTTTAGTTTAATAATAATATTTTTGTTGTTTGGAGGATTACTTCAAGCTCAATCTTTTCAAAATTATTTTGCTGACACCACTCAACGATTAAGTATTCAAACAGAAGCAAGCTATTTTTATGGTTCTAATGGAGTAAGTAATCAATTTATAAATCATTTTATTACTGGTGAAAAAATTGATAAAGAAGATAAACAAGATGCTTACAAGAATTTAAAATCAAAGAATGTTTTTGGTGCAGATTTAAATTTTAGTTTAAATGCTGAAATTCCGTTTGATACACTGCTTGGAAAGTCAAATATGTCATTAGTTGTTGGAGTTGAAATGGTAGAGCATGCAGATGTATTCTTTACTGAAGATTTATTTAAATTGGCTTTTGATGGGAATAAACAATTTGCTGGCACTTCAGCAGATTTTGGGGGAACAAATATTAATTATTTTAATTACCAACAGTTCAATATTGGTTATGTAAAGTATAAAAAACAACATGGCAATATCGCTAGAGAAGGAGTGAAATTTTCTATAATAAAAGCCCAAGAGCATATTGCAATAACAGTACCTAGAGGTAAATTATTTACAGAACAATATGGTAGAGACATTTCGTTAGATGTAAATTATATCTATAATAGTAGTGATACATTAAATAAAGGAATAGGCGCTTTCAATGGTTATGGGGTTTCAACTGATTTGTTTTCTGAATTTTATTTAAAAAATAATGATAAAATCACAGTTCAAGTAAATGATTTGGGTTTTATACAGTGGAATAAAAAATCAATTCAATTGGAAGCTGACAGTATTTTTAATTACAATGGAATTGAAATTGATAATGTTTTTGATTTAAATGATAGTCTAGTCGCAAATATATCTCAAGACTCGTTATTAAATCTGATAGCCACAGATAAAAGTAAAGGAGGTTATTCTATAGCTTTACCCACTTTAGTTAATGTTTTTTACACTAGACAATTTAATTCTAAAATTAAAATTGATATTGGTGCTCAGTATAAAATTTTAGCAAATTATATACCTTTAGTTTATATTAATATTTACTTCAATTTCAATCCTACTTTTGTTGCTCAAACTCATTTTTCTTATGGAGGGTATGGGCGTTTTAATACAGGACTGGTTTTCGCAAAATCTTTTAAAAACAAGTTTCAATGTTATTTAGGTTCAAATAACATACTTGCTTATTTTATACCTAAAGCAACCTATTCAAGTAGTACTTTTGTAGGTTTAAAAATGTATTTTTGA
- the kdsA gene encoding 3-deoxy-8-phosphooctulonate synthase, giving the protein MNVPNIKHLDSGNFFLIAGPCAVESEENVFEIACTIKEITDRLQIPYIFKASYRKANRSRLDSFTGIGDEKALNIIKSVKDKLRLPVLTDVHTAEECALAAQYVDVLQIPAFLCRQTDLLVAAANTGKIVNIKKGQFLSADAMKFAVNKVKESGNSNVWLTERGTTFGYQDLVVDFRAIPIMREYAPTVLDITHSLQQPNQSSGVTGGKPELIETIAKAGIAVGADGIFIETHPDPANAKSDGANMLRLDLLEDLLVKLIRVRKAI; this is encoded by the coding sequence ATGAACGTACCCAATATTAAGCATCTCGATTCTGGTAACTTTTTTTTAATTGCAGGTCCTTGCGCTGTAGAAAGTGAAGAAAATGTATTTGAAATAGCATGCACTATAAAAGAAATAACTGATAGATTACAAATACCTTATATTTTTAAAGCATCTTATCGTAAGGCCAATCGCTCAAGATTAGATTCTTTTACTGGTATTGGTGATGAAAAGGCGCTAAATATTATTAAAAGTGTAAAGGATAAATTACGCTTGCCGGTTTTAACAGATGTGCACACAGCAGAAGAATGTGCTTTGGCAGCTCAATATGTAGATGTTTTACAAATACCTGCTTTTCTATGTCGTCAAACAGATTTATTAGTAGCTGCTGCAAATACAGGTAAAATTGTTAACATTAAAAAAGGTCAATTTTTATCGGCTGATGCAATGAAATTTGCAGTTAATAAAGTCAAAGAATCAGGGAATTCAAATGTATGGTTAACTGAGCGAGGAACGACTTTTGGGTACCAAGATTTAGTAGTTGATTTTAGAGCAATACCTATTATGAGAGAATATGCTCCAACAGTTCTAGATATTACACATTCACTACAACAGCCGAATCAATCGAGTGGTGTTACTGGAGGTAAACCAGAGTTAATTGAAACAATTGCAAAAGCCGGTATTGCTGTTGGTGCAGATGGAATATTTATTGAAACTCACCCTGATCCAGCAAATGCAAAAAGTGATGGAGCAAATATGTTGAGGTTAGATTTATTAGAAGATTTACTAGTTAAACTGATTAGAGTTAGAAAAGCAATATGA
- a CDS encoding T9SS type A sorting domain-containing protein gives MIKQALILLFLMPFLAIAQTDSLVHLYAFGGGGNDLGEDIQQTLDGGYIIVGSTASSGDGNTDIYLLKVDSLCNYQWSFALGESANDWGYAVQQTQDKGYIVASSTNSYGNSYQAFLMKRDSLGNYEWQRNYGLEDWDFVYDIAKTYDNGFVFCGETYNNTNGYSDVWVVKINNQGDTLWTRTIGGDLVDKGNAIIETLDSNIVVAGITTTISDSTQAYVLKFDKYGVLIWDSIYGGQKHEWIYDVVENEPDKYTLAGSTNSNINGDLDHYILNLNKNGVLQWDFTITNSAEDDEMCAVGLMPSGKILVIGDSKTGGGGKKNVAMFTLTPNGFWGGSSTVISNIEDENIKGLNINNLGRIVGVGSTNSFGNGNKDVLLLRMDVILPSNDTTSFVYNDITPIGIKDIENKSDITIFPSITDDHFFINVLKPNSFDKVEIINVKGQIVNEYYGIKNRVSVSHLPKGIYIVTLKENGATIYQTKFVKN, from the coding sequence ATGATTAAGCAAGCTTTAATATTGTTGTTTTTGATGCCATTTTTAGCTATTGCTCAAACAGACAGTCTGGTTCATTTATATGCTTTTGGAGGTGGTGGTAATGATTTAGGCGAAGATATTCAACAGACTTTAGATGGAGGTTATATTATAGTGGGTTCTACAGCAAGTAGTGGTGATGGTAATACAGATATTTACTTATTAAAAGTTGATTCATTATGTAATTATCAATGGAGTTTTGCTTTGGGTGAAAGTGCGAATGATTGGGGATATGCTGTTCAACAAACTCAAGATAAAGGTTATATCGTAGCATCTAGTACTAATAGTTATGGTAATAGTTATCAAGCTTTCCTAATGAAAAGAGATTCTTTAGGAAATTACGAGTGGCAAAGAAATTATGGATTGGAAGATTGGGATTTTGTTTACGATATTGCTAAAACTTATGATAATGGATTTGTTTTTTGTGGTGAAACTTATAATAACACTAATGGTTATTCAGATGTTTGGGTTGTAAAAATAAATAATCAAGGAGATACTCTTTGGACAAGAACTATCGGTGGAGATCTGGTTGACAAAGGAAACGCAATAATAGAAACTTTAGATTCTAATATTGTTGTAGCAGGTATAACAACTACGATTTCAGATTCTACACAAGCTTATGTACTAAAATTCGACAAATATGGAGTATTAATATGGGATAGTATTTATGGCGGACAAAAACACGAATGGATTTATGATGTAGTAGAAAATGAACCAGACAAATACACTCTTGCAGGATCAACAAATAGCAATATTAATGGAGATTTAGATCATTATATATTAAATTTAAACAAAAATGGCGTTTTGCAGTGGGATTTTACAATAACTAATTCAGCAGAGGATGACGAGATGTGTGCTGTTGGTTTAATGCCAAGCGGTAAAATATTGGTAATTGGAGACTCCAAAACTGGAGGTGGAGGAAAGAAAAATGTAGCAATGTTTACATTAACTCCGAATGGATTTTGGGGAGGGAGTTCAACAGTAATAAGCAACATAGAAGATGAAAATATAAAGGGATTAAACATAAATAATTTAGGTAGAATAGTCGGAGTAGGGAGTACAAACAGTTTTGGAAATGGAAACAAAGATGTTTTGTTGCTGAGAATGGATGTTATTTTACCATCTAATGATACAACAAGTTTTGTATATAATGATATAACTCCAATAGGGATTAAAGATATTGAAAATAAATCTGACATTACTATTTTTCCGTCCATTACAGATGACCATTTTTTTATTAATGTTTTAAAACCTAATTCGTTTGACAAGGTTGAAATAATAAATGTTAAAGGACAAATAGTTAATGAATATTATGGAATAAAAAATAGAGTTTCAGTATCACACCTACCAAAAGGAATTTATATTGTTACGCTAAAAGAAAATGGTGCAACTATATATCAAACGAAATTCGTCAAAAATTGA
- a CDS encoding glycosyltransferase family 39 protein has translation MIPIYNRTLHSLKVLFKDIYFLIVLVLLIGVFIYKYQDLFLPFFSDELWTYGPAIRKMSVFGPSLLPSSLPLTDHWAHPLLFFFLSSLWCLIFGASLFSVHLFAALLSSLLLVVLYLTVKNMLNREIAFYSTLIFASQSIFLGQYNLALPEILTTIFTYLVIYFSEKKKYKLFIFFGICLVLTKESGVFPLIAIIGWNLIRDIFYDKSFSFSKQTIVKYIIFTVPFIAIVSHFVLLKLEYGWFIMPLRTESFEFTWDVYHERLMNTIHYLFIGQGRRPLPITLFFIGILFYPKIKILYRIVIVLVSFSLMKMFFGYWEVPEFVEFLVIPIIFIVIVKFIFIDSYKNDRSESGFIAIATLFTIIYILFISSFFDSRRYLLFLVPTLIVITIYFLNQIPKINKYLLPLVAIVSIGFSIQYQINDTDQGDDTNHYQDLCFIQKEAVGYLEEKYQYTQSIRTTFLVKHSLERPLTGYLKTITKFSNVASLAKDGNNCLYIFVNTELPNDYYSFKKEKNLKLVKKFEKRNAWIEIYKN, from the coding sequence TTGATTCCTATTTATAATAGAACATTGCACTCGCTTAAAGTTTTATTTAAGGATATTTATTTCTTAATTGTTTTAGTCTTACTTATAGGAGTATTTATTTATAAGTACCAAGATTTATTTTTGCCTTTTTTTAGTGATGAATTATGGACATATGGCCCAGCTATAAGGAAAATGTCTGTATTTGGCCCGAGCTTATTACCGAGTTCATTACCGCTGACTGATCACTGGGCGCACCCATTACTATTTTTCTTCCTTTCTAGTTTATGGTGTTTGATTTTTGGAGCGAGCTTATTCTCAGTTCATTTGTTTGCTGCACTATTATCATCATTATTGTTGGTTGTTCTTTATTTAACGGTTAAGAATATGCTTAATCGAGAAATTGCTTTTTACTCAACATTAATATTTGCAAGTCAAAGTATTTTTTTGGGGCAATATAACCTTGCTTTACCAGAAATATTAACTACAATATTTACATATTTAGTAATCTACTTTTCGGAAAAGAAAAAATATAAATTGTTTATCTTTTTTGGAATATGTCTTGTTTTAACGAAAGAGTCTGGTGTGTTTCCATTAATAGCTATTATCGGTTGGAATTTAATTAGGGATATTTTTTATGATAAATCGTTTTCATTTTCCAAACAAACTATAGTTAAATATATAATCTTTACGGTGCCTTTTATTGCAATTGTTAGTCATTTTGTTTTGCTAAAATTAGAATATGGTTGGTTTATTATGCCATTAAGAACGGAATCTTTCGAGTTTACTTGGGATGTTTATCATGAAAGGCTAATGAATACTATTCACTATTTATTTATTGGACAAGGAAGAAGACCTTTACCAATAACTCTATTTTTTATAGGTATCCTGTTTTACCCTAAAATCAAAATTTTATATAGAATTGTTATCGTTTTGGTGTCATTTAGTTTGATGAAAATGTTTTTTGGGTATTGGGAAGTTCCTGAATTTGTTGAATTTCTAGTCATACCAATTATATTTATAGTTATTGTGAAATTTATTTTCATAGATAGTTATAAGAACGATAGGTCGGAAAGTGGCTTTATAGCCATAGCTACACTTTTCACTATTATTTATATCCTTTTTATTTCTTCATTTTTTGATAGTAGAAGGTATTTATTGTTTTTAGTTCCAACCCTAATTGTTATTACAATATATTTCTTAAATCAGATACCAAAAATTAACAAATACTTATTACCGTTGGTTGCAATCGTTTCAATCGGATTTTCCATTCAATATCAAATTAATGATACAGATCAGGGTGATGATACCAATCATTATCAAGATTTATGTTTTATTCAGAAAGAAGCTGTTGGATATTTGGAAGAGAAATATCAATATACACAATCAATTCGAACAACCTTTCTAGTAAAACATTCGCTAGAAAGACCATTAACAGGATATTTAAAAACCATTACTAAATTTAGTAATGTGGCTTCATTGGCTAAAGACGGTAATAATTGTTTATATATTTTTGTGAATACGGAATTACCAAATGATTACTATAGTTTCAAGAAAGAAAAAAATCTTAAATTGGTTAAGAAATTTGAAAAGCGTAATGCTTGGATAGAAATCTATAAAAACTAA
- a CDS encoding YbjQ family protein, producing the protein MSESLGTVRGSTVRARNIGRDIFAGLKNIVGGEISEYTQLLADAREQAIKRMLDDAQKLGADGIVNVRFTTSQVMQGAAEMLAYGTAVKFK; encoded by the coding sequence ATTTCAGAATCTTTAGGAACTGTAAGAGGAAGTACAGTTAGAGCAAGAAATATAGGAAGAGATATTTTTGCTGGATTAAAAAATATAGTGGGAGGAGAAATATCGGAATACACTCAGCTATTAGCAGATGCTAGAGAGCAGGCAATTAAAAGAATGTTAGACGATGCTCAAAAATTAGGAGCAGACGGAATAGTTAATGTTCGTTTTACGACATCTCAAGTAATGCAGGGTGCAGCAGAAATGTTAGCTTACGGAACAGCAGTAAAATTTAAATGA
- the paaD gene encoding 1,2-phenylacetyl-CoA epoxidase subunit PaaD, producing the protein MVNEDYTIRYTKNQVWEFLKEIPDPEIPVITIEELGVLRDVEITPTTIIVTITPTYTGCPAMKMFEDDIVSTLKEKGIDNVQIKMVYSPAWTTDWMTKEAKEKLREYGIAPPIDGTADKGVLFANGPKVVVCPRCKSKNTSLKSQFGSTACKALYTCDECLEPFDYFKCI; encoded by the coding sequence ATGGTAAACGAAGATTACACTATAAGATATACTAAAAATCAGGTTTGGGAATTTCTTAAAGAAATTCCTGATCCTGAAATTCCAGTGATTACAATTGAAGAATTGGGTGTTTTACGGGATGTTGAAATAACTCCAACGACAATAATCGTAACCATCACTCCTACTTATACTGGTTGTCCAGCCATGAAAATGTTTGAGGATGACATTGTTTCCACCCTAAAAGAAAAAGGGATAGACAATGTTCAGATAAAAATGGTTTATTCTCCTGCTTGGACAACCGACTGGATGACAAAAGAAGCCAAAGAAAAATTAAGAGAGTACGGTATAGCTCCTCCAATTGATGGAACAGCCGACAAAGGAGTCTTATTTGCTAATGGACCTAAAGTTGTTGTTTGCCCTCGATGTAAATCGAAAAACACATCTTTAAAAAGTCAATTTGGTTCAACAGCTTGCAAAGCACTATACACTTGTGATGAATGCCTAGAGCCTTTCGATTATTTTAAATGTATTTAA